In one Oscillospiraceae bacterium genomic region, the following are encoded:
- a CDS encoding magnesium chelatase produces MNEARRAADIVAEVKKAVVGKDDILVKVLLAILARGHILLEDIPGVGKTTMALAFSKALELGYSRVQFTPDVMPSDITGFSLYNKATGRMEYQPGAVLCNLFLADELNRATSRTQSALLEAMEEGQVTVDGTAHPVPQPFLVIATQNPAGASGTQLLPDSQMDRFMVRLSIGYPKPEDELELLRRKQAGNPLERVHTVLTPAGLVEMRAQVDAVHVSGDVAEYIVKLVNATRSHPMLAQGASPRATLAVAAMAKAAAFVLGRDFIVPEDVKTVFRDVVEHRLIFSARAETVDRAAVDPVRDVLKSVPPPVIG; encoded by the coding sequence GTGAACGAGGCAAGGCGGGCGGCGGATATTGTCGCCGAGGTGAAGAAGGCCGTGGTGGGCAAGGACGACATCCTGGTCAAGGTGCTGCTGGCGATCCTGGCCAGGGGGCACATCCTGCTGGAGGACATCCCCGGCGTGGGCAAGACCACCATGGCCCTGGCCTTCTCCAAGGCCCTGGAGCTGGGGTACAGCCGGGTGCAGTTCACCCCCGACGTGATGCCCTCCGACATCACGGGCTTCTCCCTCTACAACAAGGCCACCGGCAGAATGGAGTACCAGCCCGGCGCGGTGCTGTGCAACCTCTTTTTGGCCGACGAGCTCAACCGCGCCACCAGCCGCACCCAGTCCGCCCTGCTGGAGGCCATGGAGGAGGGCCAGGTGACGGTGGACGGCACGGCCCACCCGGTGCCCCAGCCCTTCCTGGTCATCGCCACCCAGAACCCGGCGGGGGCCTCGGGCACCCAGCTGCTGCCCGACTCCCAGATGGACCGCTTCATGGTCCGCCTGTCCATCGGCTACCCCAAGCCGGAGGACGAGCTGGAGCTGCTGCGCCGCAAGCAGGCGGGCAACCCCCTGGAGCGTGTGCACACGGTGCTCACCCCGGCGGGGCTGGTGGAGATGCGCGCCCAGGTGGACGCCGTCCACGTCAGCGGCGACGTGGCGGAGTACATCGTCAAGCTGGTGAACGCCACCCGCAGCCACCCCATGCTGGCCCAGGGGGCCAGCCCCCGGGCCACCCTGGCGGTGGCCGCCATGGCCAAGGCCGCCGCCTTCGTGCTGGGGCGGGATTTTATAGTCCCCGAGGACGTAAAGACGGTCTTCCGGGACGTGGTGGAGCACCGGCTGATCTTCTCCGCCCGGGCGGAGACGGTGGACCGCGCCGCCGTGGACCCGGTGCGGGACGTGCTCAAGTCCGTGCCGCCCCCGGTCATCGGGTAG
- the rimP gene encoding ribosome maturation factor RimP: protein MAKVTETVAALAAPLARECGCSLWDVEYVKEAGTWFLRVYIDREGGVSINDCEAVARPLSDALDEADPIEGSYTLEVSSAGADRVLKKPEHFAAFPGAEVEVRLYRAVDGRKDHVGELVRWDNGDVTIAAGGAERTFSKKDVAQVRLYVRF from the coding sequence ATGGCAAAAGTAACCGAGACGGTGGCCGCCCTGGCCGCCCCTCTGGCCCGGGAGTGCGGCTGCTCCCTCTGGGACGTGGAGTACGTGAAGGAGGCGGGGACCTGGTTCCTGCGCGTCTACATCGACCGGGAGGGCGGCGTGTCCATCAACGACTGCGAGGCGGTCGCCCGCCCGCTGTCCGACGCGCTGGACGAGGCCGACCCCATCGAGGGCAGCTACACCCTGGAGGTCTCCTCCGCCGGGGCGGACCGGGTGCTGAAAAAGCCGGAGCACTTCGCGGCCTTCCCGGGCGCGGAGGTGGAGGTGCGCCTCTACCGCGCGGTGGACGGGCGTAAGGACCACGTGGGGGAGCTGGTGCGCTGGGACAACGGCGACGTGACCATCGCCGCCGGCGGGGCCGAGCGGACGTTTTCGAAGAAGGACGTGGCGCAGGTGCGCCTTTACGTGAGATTTTAA
- the nusA gene encoding transcription termination/antitermination protein NusA, which translates to MAARKNAKAQKSNELDAAEFFAAIDLIEKEKGIPKQYMVEKITQALVSAYKRDHEGVGDNVTVDADEEKGSVRMFVKKDVVEVVDNPCTEMSLDEARASLPHAQLGDVLRIEVKPRNFGRIAAQTARQVIIQGMREAERGMIYDEFNSKEHEILTGVVTRIDPRSGAVSLRIGSGSESTEAFLAPGEQVRGEVYHEGDRLRVYVVEVRRSTKGPQVLISRTHPGLVKRLFELEVPEIFDGTVEVKSIAREAGSRTKLAVWSSEPNVDPIGACVGPRGQRVNTIVDELKGEKVDIIKYSDDPAEYVAAALSPADVIEVDTLDEGKSCRVVVPDDQLSLAIGKEGQNARLAAKLTGYKIDIKPESAPGEPLAPEPESTDGAEGEE; encoded by the coding sequence ATGGCAGCTAGGAAAAATGCGAAGGCCCAGAAGTCCAATGAGCTGGACGCGGCGGAGTTTTTTGCCGCCATCGACCTCATTGAGAAGGAAAAGGGCATTCCCAAGCAGTATATGGTGGAGAAGATCACCCAGGCCCTGGTGTCCGCCTACAAGCGGGACCACGAGGGCGTGGGGGACAACGTGACCGTGGACGCCGACGAGGAAAAGGGCTCGGTGCGCATGTTCGTCAAGAAGGACGTGGTGGAGGTGGTGGATAACCCCTGCACCGAAATGAGCCTGGACGAGGCCCGCGCCTCCCTGCCCCACGCCCAGCTGGGCGACGTGCTGCGCATCGAGGTCAAGCCCCGCAACTTCGGCCGCATCGCCGCCCAGACCGCCCGCCAGGTGATCATCCAGGGCATGCGCGAGGCCGAGCGGGGCATGATATATGACGAGTTCAACTCCAAGGAGCACGAGATCCTCACCGGCGTGGTCACCCGCATCGACCCCCGCTCCGGCGCGGTGAGCCTGCGCATCGGATCGGGCAGCGAGAGCACCGAGGCCTTCCTCGCCCCCGGCGAGCAGGTGCGGGGCGAGGTCTACCACGAGGGCGACCGCCTGCGCGTGTACGTGGTGGAGGTCCGCCGCTCCACCAAGGGGCCCCAGGTGCTGATCTCCCGCACCCACCCGGGGCTGGTCAAGCGCCTGTTCGAGTTGGAGGTGCCCGAGATCTTCGACGGCACCGTGGAGGTCAAGTCCATCGCCCGCGAGGCGGGCAGCCGCACCAAGCTGGCCGTCTGGTCCTCCGAGCCCAACGTGGACCCCATCGGCGCCTGCGTGGGCCCCAGGGGCCAGCGGGTGAACACCATCGTCGACGAGCTCAAGGGCGAGAAGGTGGACATCATCAAGTACTCCGACGACCCCGCCGAGTACGTGGCCGCCGCCCTGTCCCCCGCGGACGTGATCGAGGTGGACACCCTGGACGAGGGCAAGAGCTGCCGCGTGGTGGTGCCCGACGACCAGCTCTCCCTTGCCATCGGCAAGGAGGGCCAAAACGCGAGATTGGCCGCGAAACTGACCGGCTATAAAATCGACATCAAGCCCGAGTCCGCCCCCGGCGAGCCGCTGGCGCCGGAGCCCGAGAGCACCGACGGGGCCGAGGGCGAGGAATAA
- the rbfA gene encoding ribosome-binding factor A has translation MANNRIGRINEEIQRELASLIRTVKDPRVHGLVSITAVETTPDLRYAKIFVSVLDRSDVNEVIKGLKSAAGYLRRGLGSALSLRYTPELVFERDDSIDKGAHILEVLKDIERKDGE, from the coding sequence ATGGCAAATAACCGTATCGGACGCATTAACGAGGAGATCCAGCGGGAGCTGGCCTCCCTGATCCGCACCGTCAAGGACCCCAGGGTCCACGGGCTGGTGTCCATCACCGCCGTGGAGACCACCCCCGACCTGCGCTACGCCAAGATCTTCGTCAGCGTCCTGGACCGCAGCGACGTGAACGAGGTGATTAAGGGCCTGAAATCCGCGGCGGGCTACCTGCGCCGGGGGCTGGGCTCCGCCCTCTCCCTGCGCTATACCCCCGAGCTGGTCTTTGAGCGGGACGACTCTATTGACAAGGGCGCCCACATCCTGGAGGTTTTGAAGGACATCGAGCGGAAGGACGGCGAATAG
- a CDS encoding phosphoesterase yields the protein MDYRQAAALLRAHDKFLILTHKRPDGDTIGCAAGLCCALRGLGKTAWILYNRDATSLFTPYLEGLVAPEGFAPEFVVSVDIAGRSLFTPEGEVWRDRGIDLAFDHHPSYEGFAKECCVDPGRAACGELVYDVVRQWGELDARVAAPLYVAVSTDTGCFMYGNTTPDTHRVAAALMERGIDYAALNKKHFRTKSFKRLKLEGMLVEGMACYDGGKIAVAAVTLAMMAALDAHEEDAEDIAALVGQTAGVETAVTIRELEGGECKLSVRTTGGLNATKVCALLGGGGHAAAAGCTVKGTPGEAARAILDAIHRVQADG from the coding sequence ATGGATTACCGGCAGGCCGCCGCCCTTCTGCGGGCGCACGACAAGTTCCTTATCCTCACCCACAAGCGGCCCGACGGCGACACCATCGGCTGCGCCGCGGGCCTGTGCTGCGCCCTGCGCGGGCTGGGCAAGACCGCCTGGATCCTCTACAACCGGGACGCCACCTCTTTGTTCACCCCCTATCTGGAGGGGCTGGTGGCCCCGGAGGGCTTTGCGCCGGAGTTCGTGGTGTCGGTGGACATCGCGGGGCGCAGCCTCTTCACCCCCGAGGGGGAGGTCTGGCGGGACAGGGGCATCGACCTGGCCTTCGACCACCACCCCTCCTACGAGGGCTTTGCCAAGGAGTGCTGCGTGGACCCCGGCCGGGCCGCCTGCGGCGAGCTGGTCTACGACGTGGTGCGCCAGTGGGGGGAGCTGGACGCCCGGGTGGCCGCGCCCCTCTACGTGGCGGTGTCCACCGACACGGGCTGCTTCATGTACGGCAACACCACCCCGGACACCCACCGGGTGGCCGCCGCGCTGATGGAGCGCGGCATCGACTACGCCGCCCTGAATAAGAAGCACTTCCGCACCAAGAGCTTCAAGCGCCTCAAGCTGGAGGGTATGCTGGTGGAGGGCATGGCGTGCTATGACGGCGGCAAAATTGCCGTGGCCGCCGTGACCCTGGCCATGATGGCCGCCCTGGACGCCCACGAGGAGGACGCGGAGGACATCGCGGCCCTGGTGGGGCAGACCGCGGGGGTGGAGACCGCCGTGACCATCCGGGAGCTGGAGGGCGGTGAGTGCAAGCTCTCAGTGCGCACCACCGGGGGGCTCAACGCCACGAAGGTGTGCGCCCTGCTGGGGGGCGGCGGGCACGCCGCCGCCGCCGGCTGCACCGTCAAGGGCACGCCGGGGGAGGCGGCGCGGGCCATCCTGGACGCCATCCACAGGGTGCAGGCGGATGGCTAA
- the truB gene encoding tRNA pseudouridine synthase B gives MANGIIVIDKPQDWTSHDVVAKVRGILRERRVGHAGTLDPMATGVLPVFVGRATRAVEFAAESRKEYVAGLRLGVVTDTQDSTGTVLARRPAAAGRADVEAALAGFRGEILQIPPMYSALKRDGKKLYELARQGKEVERAPRPITIYALELLEQTGEGEYLLRVECSKGTYVRTLCHDLGAALGCGGCMCSLRRTRAAGFGLDRAVTLESLAAAAAAGQGEALLMPVDAYFERYPCLMVDAAAAKAVRNGAACPWPGAEGEYRVYGPEGEFLMLGRLRRGRLETIKSFYEV, from the coding sequence ATGGCTAACGGAATTATTGTGATCGACAAACCCCAGGACTGGACCTCCCACGACGTGGTGGCCAAGGTGCGGGGCATCCTGCGCGAGCGCCGGGTGGGCCACGCGGGCACCCTGGACCCCATGGCCACCGGGGTGCTGCCCGTCTTTGTGGGGCGGGCCACCCGGGCGGTGGAGTTCGCCGCCGAGTCGCGCAAGGAGTACGTGGCCGGGCTGAGGCTGGGGGTGGTCACGGACACCCAGGACAGCACCGGCACGGTGCTGGCCCGGCGCCCCGCGGCCGCCGGGCGGGCCGACGTGGAGGCCGCCCTGGCGGGGTTCCGGGGTGAGATCCTCCAGATCCCTCCCATGTACTCCGCCCTCAAGCGGGACGGGAAAAAGCTCTACGAGCTGGCCCGGCAGGGCAAAGAGGTGGAGCGGGCGCCCCGGCCCATCACGATTTACGCCCTGGAGCTGCTGGAGCAGACCGGGGAGGGGGAATACCTGCTGCGGGTGGAGTGCTCCAAGGGCACTTACGTGCGCACGCTCTGCCACGATTTGGGCGCGGCGCTGGGCTGCGGTGGGTGCATGTGCTCCCTGCGGCGGACCCGGGCGGCGGGCTTCGGCCTGGACCGGGCGGTGACGCTGGAGTCCCTGGCCGCGGCCGCCGCCGCGGGACAGGGGGAGGCCCTGCTGATGCCGGTGGACGCCTATTTTGAGCGATACCCCTGCCTCATGGTGGACGCGGCGGCGGCCAAGGCCGTGCGCAACGGCGCGGCCTGCCCCTGGCCGGGGGCGGAGGGGGAGTACCGTGTGTACGGCCCGGAGGGGGAATTCCTCATGCTGGGCCGGCTCCGCCGGGGACGGCTGGAGACTATCAAGAGCTTTTACGAGGTGTAG
- the ribC gene encoding riboflavin biosynthesis protein, translating to MNTTDKTRRVIALGFFDGVHMGHGALLRRVAALSRELDAVPSAFTFDTHPENLIVRVPMPLLSSPMDRADLMRRYYGIRDVIVSHFDERMMKMPWREFVTDYLVAENGAVHLVAGHDFHFGYKGEGNPARLQDTCREIGVGCDIVPRVEQDHITVSSTYIRTLIAQGEMDRANYFLGHPHTLNGVISRCRIMGSAHGYPTVDLRFQPGVITPAHGVYACRVWLEGGGGHMAVVNVTGRSGPMDEQVEALLLDFGGADLTGRAARLEYYTRLRLESEFASRSDLRAEIENNERETRDYFKLRGI from the coding sequence TTGAATACAACTGACAAGACCCGCCGTGTGATCGCCCTGGGCTTCTTCGACGGGGTGCACATGGGGCACGGGGCCCTGCTGCGCCGGGTGGCGGCGCTCTCCCGGGAGCTGGACGCGGTGCCCTCGGCCTTTACCTTCGACACCCACCCGGAGAACCTGATCGTCCGGGTGCCCATGCCCCTTCTGAGCTCCCCCATGGACCGGGCCGACCTGATGCGCCGGTACTACGGCATCCGGGACGTGATCGTCTCCCATTTCGACGAGCGCATGATGAAGATGCCCTGGCGGGAGTTCGTCACCGACTACCTGGTGGCGGAGAACGGCGCCGTCCACCTGGTGGCGGGGCACGACTTCCACTTCGGCTACAAGGGGGAGGGCAACCCCGCCCGGCTGCAGGACACCTGCCGGGAGATTGGCGTGGGCTGCGACATCGTGCCGCGGGTGGAACAGGACCACATCACCGTCTCCTCCACCTACATCCGCACGCTGATCGCCCAGGGGGAGATGGACCGGGCCAATTATTTCCTGGGCCACCCCCACACGCTCAACGGCGTGATCAGCCGCTGCCGCATCATGGGCTCGGCCCACGGCTACCCCACGGTGGATCTGCGCTTCCAGCCCGGCGTAATCACGCCGGCCCACGGCGTGTACGCCTGCCGGGTGTGGCTGGAGGGGGGCGGAGGGCACATGGCGGTGGTCAACGTGACCGGCCGCTCGGGGCCTATGGACGAGCAGGTGGAGGCCCTGCTGCTGGACTTCGGCGGCGCGGACCTGACCGGCCGCGCGGCGCGCCTGGAGTACTACACCCGCCTGCGGCTGGAGAGCGAGTTCGCCTCCCGCAGCGACCTGCGGGCCGAGATCGAGAATAACGAACGGGAGACCAGGGACTACTTTAAACTCAGAGGAATCTAG
- a CDS encoding MATE family efflux transporter, protein MEQDLTRGSVPGALVRFSLPLLGANLLQSLYNVVDMAVVGRFTGSAGLAAVSSAAMLSYIINALCTGVSTGGSVLVAQARGAGDGAGQRRAAGALFTVALLASVLITGLGLALCRPVFRLMNVPDVSMGPALDYMPVLCLGTVFVFGYNAVCAVLRGLGDSAGPLLLMAVATAVNVLLDLLLVGALGMGTRGAALATVCAQGISCLAALALLRRRRFPLAPCLHRATCAALLRIGLPSAVQMAVLNLSYLLVTGMLNTYGVVVAAAAGVGLKINTFAAMLCWAVGSAVTTMTGQCVGAGDPARAGRACRTGVRLAAAASACCTVAVLLFAAPIVRFFDADPAVVAEGVRYLRICCSFNCLLYSAMYVYDAFATGAGAAWLAMLNSLLQSLAFRLFFSWLLGRALGFGYVGIFWAEALSPLLPCFIGWGFFRSGLWRRGTTR, encoded by the coding sequence GTGGAACAGGATCTGACACGCGGCAGCGTTCCCGGCGCGCTGGTCCGCTTTTCCCTGCCCCTGCTGGGGGCAAACCTGCTGCAATCCCTCTACAACGTGGTGGACATGGCGGTGGTGGGCCGCTTTACGGGCAGCGCCGGGCTGGCCGCCGTCAGCAGCGCCGCCATGCTGAGCTACATCATCAACGCCCTGTGCACCGGGGTGTCCACCGGCGGCTCGGTGTTGGTCGCCCAGGCCCGGGGCGCCGGAGACGGCGCCGGCCAGCGGCGGGCGGCGGGCGCCCTCTTTACGGTGGCCCTGCTCGCCTCCGTACTCATCACCGGCCTGGGGCTGGCCCTGTGCCGCCCGGTCTTCCGGCTGATGAACGTGCCGGACGTTTCCATGGGCCCCGCGTTGGACTACATGCCCGTCCTCTGCCTGGGCACGGTATTCGTCTTTGGCTACAACGCGGTGTGCGCCGTGCTGCGCGGCCTGGGGGACTCCGCCGGCCCCCTCCTGCTCATGGCCGTGGCCACCGCCGTCAACGTGCTGCTGGATCTGCTGCTGGTGGGGGCGCTGGGCATGGGCACCCGGGGGGCCGCCCTGGCCACCGTGTGCGCCCAGGGAATTTCCTGTCTCGCCGCGCTGGCCCTGCTGCGCCGCCGGCGCTTCCCCCTCGCCCCCTGCCTCCACCGGGCCACCTGCGCCGCGCTGCTGCGCATCGGCCTGCCCAGCGCCGTGCAGATGGCGGTGCTCAACCTGTCCTACCTGCTGGTGACCGGGATGCTCAACACCTACGGCGTGGTGGTGGCCGCGGCGGCGGGGGTGGGGCTGAAAATCAACACCTTCGCCGCCATGCTCTGCTGGGCGGTGGGCAGCGCCGTCACCACCATGACGGGCCAGTGCGTGGGGGCCGGGGACCCGGCGCGGGCCGGCCGCGCCTGCCGGACCGGAGTGCGGCTGGCGGCGGCGGCCAGCGCCTGCTGCACCGTGGCCGTCCTTCTGTTCGCCGCCCCCATCGTGCGCTTCTTCGACGCCGACCCCGCCGTGGTGGCCGAGGGGGTGCGCTACCTGCGCATCTGCTGCTCCTTCAACTGCCTGCTCTACTCCGCCATGTACGTCTACGACGCCTTCGCCACCGGCGCAGGGGCGGCCTGGCTGGCCATGCTCAACAGCCTGCTCCAGTCCCTGGCTTTCCGCCTCTTTTTCAGCTGGCTGCTGGGCCGGGCGCTGGGCTTCGGGTACGTGGGCATCTTCTGGGCGGAGGCCCTCTCGCCCCTGCTCCCCTGCTTCATCGGCTGGGGCTTCTTCCGCAGCGGCCTTTGGCGCCGCGGCACCACCCGGTAG
- the fusA_1 gene encoding elongation factor G, with protein sequence MSYSAQNIRNICLLGHGGNGKTSLAESMLYLTGGTDRLGKPSDGNTVCDYDPEEIKRQISISTAVAPIEYKGCKINVLDTPGYFDFVGEVYEALRVSGAAVIVCSAKAGMSVGAEKAWQYCEERKTPRILYISKTDEDNSDYNAAFATLRDRFGKNIAPVAAPIWDENKKVIGIIDVLHKRAYEIKDGKRVEIDVPADKQPVLEELYDALKESVAETSEEFMEKYFNGEDFTYAEMVQGLRQGVREMSLFPVVCGSALSGLGTLTLLDTIVDLVPNPLEGAPELAENADGETEEFVFSAGALPCGFIFKTVSDQYGKYSYVKVVSGNLTPDMPMVNSRTGETEKLGRLYTMKGKKAVEVKELACGDIGAIAKMDKVKTGDTLCDPRHAVKLEAIPFPEPCYSVAIAPKTKGQEDKIASGLTRLNDEDPTFNWVNNAETRQMVVSGTGDMQMDVLVARLKSRFSVEAELSEPRVAYREKIRKKVEVQGRHKKQTGGHGQFGDVWMRFEPGESEELEFCEAVVGGAVPRNYFPAVEKGMREAVQHGVLAGYPVVNLKATLFDGSYHPVDSSEMAFKTAVQIAYKTGMPQASPVLLEPIGELKVTIPDSYMGDVIGDLNKRRGRVMGMNPDGKGNQVVEAEVPMAEMGTYAIDLRSLTQSHGSFTFHFVRYEDATPAAQEKAIEAAKAMQDGE encoded by the coding sequence ATGAGCTATTCCGCACAAAACATCCGCAATATCTGCCTGCTGGGGCACGGTGGCAACGGAAAGACCTCCCTGGCCGAGAGCATGCTTTATCTGACCGGCGGAACCGATCGCCTGGGCAAGCCCAGCGACGGCAACACCGTGTGTGATTACGATCCCGAGGAGATCAAGCGCCAGATCTCCATCTCCACCGCCGTGGCCCCCATCGAGTACAAGGGCTGCAAGATCAACGTGCTGGACACCCCGGGCTACTTCGACTTCGTGGGCGAGGTGTACGAGGCCCTGCGCGTGTCCGGCGCGGCGGTCATCGTCTGCTCCGCCAAGGCGGGCATGAGCGTGGGCGCGGAGAAGGCCTGGCAGTACTGCGAGGAGCGCAAGACCCCCCGCATCCTCTACATCTCCAAGACCGACGAGGACAACTCCGACTACAACGCCGCCTTCGCCACCCTGCGCGACCGCTTCGGCAAGAACATCGCCCCCGTGGCCGCCCCCATCTGGGACGAGAACAAGAAGGTCATCGGCATCATCGACGTGCTCCACAAGCGCGCCTATGAGATCAAGGACGGCAAGCGGGTGGAGATCGACGTGCCCGCGGACAAGCAGCCCGTGCTGGAGGAGCTGTACGACGCGCTGAAGGAGTCGGTGGCCGAGACCAGCGAGGAGTTCATGGAGAAATACTTCAACGGCGAGGACTTCACCTACGCCGAGATGGTCCAGGGCCTGCGCCAGGGCGTGCGGGAGATGTCCCTCTTCCCCGTGGTCTGCGGCAGCGCCCTCTCCGGCCTGGGCACCCTGACCCTGCTGGACACCATCGTGGATCTGGTGCCCAATCCCCTGGAGGGCGCCCCGGAGCTGGCCGAGAACGCGGACGGCGAGACCGAGGAGTTCGTCTTCTCCGCCGGCGCGCTGCCCTGCGGCTTCATCTTCAAGACCGTCAGCGACCAGTACGGCAAGTACTCCTACGTGAAGGTGGTCTCCGGCAACCTCACCCCGGACATGCCCATGGTCAACAGCCGCACCGGCGAGACCGAGAAGCTGGGCCGCCTGTACACCATGAAGGGCAAAAAGGCCGTGGAGGTCAAGGAGCTGGCCTGCGGCGACATCGGCGCCATCGCGAAGATGGACAAGGTCAAGACCGGCGACACCCTGTGCGACCCCCGCCACGCCGTCAAGCTGGAGGCCATTCCCTTCCCCGAGCCCTGCTACTCGGTGGCCATCGCCCCCAAGACCAAGGGCCAGGAGGACAAGATCGCCTCCGGCCTCACCCGCCTGAACGACGAGGACCCCACCTTCAACTGGGTCAACAACGCCGAGACCCGGCAGATGGTGGTCTCCGGCACCGGCGACATGCAGATGGACGTGCTGGTGGCCCGGCTCAAGAGCCGTTTCAGCGTGGAGGCCGAGCTCTCCGAGCCCCGCGTGGCCTACCGCGAGAAGATCCGCAAGAAGGTGGAGGTCCAGGGCCGCCACAAGAAGCAGACCGGCGGCCACGGCCAGTTCGGCGACGTGTGGATGCGCTTCGAGCCCGGCGAGAGCGAGGAGCTGGAGTTCTGCGAGGCCGTCGTGGGTGGCGCGGTGCCCAGGAACTACTTCCCCGCCGTGGAGAAGGGCATGCGCGAGGCCGTGCAGCACGGCGTGCTGGCGGGCTACCCCGTGGTCAACCTGAAGGCCACCCTCTTCGACGGCTCCTACCACCCGGTGGACTCCTCCGAAATGGCCTTTAAGACCGCCGTACAGATCGCCTACAAGACCGGTATGCCCCAGGCCAGCCCCGTGCTGCTGGAGCCCATCGGCGAGCTGAAGGTCACCATCCCCGACAGCTACATGGGCGACGTCATTGGCGACCTCAATAAGCGCCGCGGCCGCGTTATGGGCATGAACCCCGACGGCAAGGGCAACCAGGTCGTGGAGGCCGAGGTCCCCATGGCCGAGATGGGCACCTACGCCATCGACCTGCGCAGCCTCACCCAGTCCCACGGCTCCTTTACCTTCCACTTCGTGCGCTACGAGGACGCGACCCCCGCCGCACAGGAGAAGGCCATCGAAGCGGCCAAGGCCATGCAGGACGGCGAATAA
- the yuaG gene encoding hypothetical protein, translating into MPIAITIGIVAVAVVLILICILSTWRKVPADKAAIVTGLGRAKVITGGGVMVIPILQRIDYVTLENMSFDVNMQGTLTADAVPIEANGTVVVKIKNDEAMIRSAVEQFNCGREEETKSHIVDTARDVCEGRLREIIADMTAEQLYKDRKTFSERVKEVAEDQLAELGLELKSFTIKGISDQNGYFEALSKPQIAAVKRDAEIAEAEAVKESMIKTSEAKRAGEQARLEAEARMAESKKEADIKKLNFERERQTTQAISDAAYSIQQNVTQKDITNAEMDANVLKEQRTREVREAEIQIQIVAEQKNIELAKKRAERKEAELLETVVKPSEAEKQRAQLSAEAQKIAAIMQAQAAAEAKKLDAAAEAEAMKLAAAAEAEAKKLDAAAQAERIKQEGLAQAEITARQGQAQAEAVKQVGLAEAEALEKKAEALAKMNDAGKLQMVIEKLPEIARAVAEPMSRIGSISIIGGSGGDGEGGGAADVARYTAGALKAVNEALKDTIGFDMTEVMRAGTFEGKTTRNVNLSIDGQLPQPGEEQEAEAEGQ; encoded by the coding sequence ATGCCAATCGCCATAACCATCGGCATCGTGGCCGTAGCCGTGGTGCTCATCCTCATCTGCATCCTGTCCACCTGGAGGAAGGTCCCGGCGGACAAGGCGGCCATCGTCACCGGCCTGGGCCGGGCCAAGGTCATCACCGGCGGGGGCGTCATGGTAATCCCCATTTTGCAGCGCATCGACTACGTCACCCTGGAGAACATGAGCTTTGACGTGAACATGCAGGGCACCCTCACCGCCGACGCCGTGCCCATCGAGGCCAACGGCACCGTGGTGGTGAAGATCAAAAACGACGAGGCCATGATCCGCTCCGCCGTGGAGCAGTTCAACTGCGGCCGGGAGGAGGAGACCAAGAGCCACATCGTGGACACCGCCCGGGACGTGTGCGAGGGCCGCCTGCGCGAGATCATCGCCGACATGACCGCCGAGCAGCTCTATAAGGACAGAAAAACCTTCTCCGAGCGGGTCAAGGAGGTGGCCGAGGACCAGCTCGCCGAGCTGGGGCTGGAGCTCAAGAGCTTCACCATCAAGGGCATCAGCGACCAGAACGGCTACTTCGAGGCCCTGTCCAAGCCCCAGATCGCCGCCGTCAAGCGGGACGCGGAGATCGCGGAGGCCGAGGCCGTAAAGGAGAGCATGATCAAGACCTCCGAGGCCAAGCGGGCGGGGGAGCAGGCCCGGCTGGAGGCCGAGGCGCGGATGGCGGAGTCCAAAAAGGAGGCCGACATCAAGAAGCTCAACTTCGAGCGGGAGCGCCAGACCACCCAGGCCATCTCGGACGCGGCCTACTCCATCCAGCAGAACGTGACCCAGAAGGACATCACCAACGCCGAGATGGACGCCAACGTATTGAAGGAGCAGCGCACCCGGGAGGTGCGGGAGGCCGAGATCCAGATCCAGATCGTGGCCGAGCAGAAGAACATCGAGCTGGCCAAGAAGCGGGCCGAGCGCAAGGAGGCCGAGCTGCTGGAGACGGTGGTCAAGCCCTCCGAGGCCGAGAAGCAGCGGGCGCAGCTCTCCGCCGAGGCCCAGAAGATCGCCGCCATCATGCAGGCCCAGGCCGCGGCCGAGGCGAAAAAGCTGGACGCGGCCGCGGAGGCCGAGGCCATGAAGCTGGCCGCCGCCGCCGAAGCGGAGGCCAAAAAGCTGGACGCGGCGGCCCAGGCCGAGCGTATCAAGCAGGAGGGCCTTGCCCAGGCCGAGATCACCGCCCGGCAGGGCCAGGCCCAGGCCGAGGCCGTCAAGCAGGTGGGACTGGCGGAGGCCGAGGCCCTGGAGAAAAAGGCGGAGGCCCTGGCCAAGATGAACGACGCGGGCAAGCTCCAGATGGTCATCGAGAAGCTGCCCGAGATCGCCCGGGCCGTGGCCGAGCCCATGAGCCGCATCGGCAGCATCAGCATCATCGGCGGCTCCGGCGGGGACGGCGAGGGAGGCGGGGCCGCGGACGTGGCCCGCTATACCGCCGGGGCCCTCAAGGCGGTCAACGAGGCGCTGAAGGACACCATCGGCTTCGACATGACCGAGGTCATGCGGGCGGGCACCTTCGAGGGCAAGACCACCCGCAACGTGAACCTGAGCATCGACGGCCAGCTCCCCCAGCCCGGGGAGGAGCAGGAGGCCGAAGCGGAAGGGCAGTAA